The following DNA comes from Chitinophaga nivalis.
AATACCAGCGCCGGCCGACCGGCAGAAAAGGATACAAGTGCAGTTGCTGGACGGGGATAAGATCCGCTTCACCCGCACATTGCCACTGCAACAGGATAGTATATACCGGCTGACAGAGCAACTGCCGGACATCCGCAGCTGGAACGCAGAACAACCCAACCTGTACACCCTGTTGCTCACCCTGCAGGATGAAAAAGGCAACGACATCGAAAGCCTGGCACAGGAAATCGGTTTCCGGAACGTGGAAATCAAAAGTGGTTTATTGCTGGTAAATGGGATGCCGATTAAAATCAAAGGCGTCAACCGGCACGAGCATGAAATGCATACCGCAAAAGTAGTCACCATGGAAGGGATGTTAAACGATATCCGTACCATGAAACTATATAACATCAATGCGGTACGCAACAGCCACTATCCCAACCGGGAAGAATGGTATACCCTCTGCAACCGCTATGGTATCTATGTAGTGGATGAAGCCAATATAGAGTGCGACGGCATGAGTATGCACCCGTTGCAAACCTTGTCTGACAAGCCGGAATGGAAGGCGGCCTATCTGGACCGTACCCGCCGGATGGTGGAACGCGATAAAAACTATTGCAGCATTATTACCTGGTCGCTGGGCAACGAAAGTCAGTTCGGGGATAATTTCAAGGCTACCTATCAATGGACAAAAAACAGGGACAATACCCGGCCGGTACAATATGAAGCGGCGCGTAACAATCCCTATACCGATATCGTTTGCCCGATGTATAAATCCATCGGGTATATGCTGGACTATGTGAAAGAATACCGCGACCGTCCCCTCATTCAATGTGAATATGCACATATGATGGGAAACAGTGGCGGGAACCTGTACGACGACTGGCAACTGATACAGCAGCATGAGCAGCTGCAGGGCGGTTTTATCTGGGACTTCTCCGATCAGACGTTCCCGCAACGCGATTCTCTGGGAAGAGCTATCTGGGCCTACGGCGCCGATATGGGAACCGTGGGGGCTACCAGCGATACCAGCTTCTGTGCAGACGGGATGCTGGCTGCCGACCGTACGCCTCACCCGCAGGCATTTGAGGTAAGAAAAGTATACCAGCCTTTACAGTGGTCGCCGGTAACGTTGTCTGCTGATTTGCTGCGTATCCGCAACGGCTACGATTTTAATGACCTCCGTAATGTTCGCCTCTCCTGGGAAGTAAAAGGAGATGGGAAAACCATTGCCACGGGTATTTTGCCGGAGCTGGCATTATTGCCACATCAGGCAGATACGGTACGTATACCCTTGCCGGTGATCAACAAAGTACCGGGTACCCATTATTACCTGCACCTGCGGGCACAGCTGAAAACAGCGGAAGCATTGCTGCCTGCCGGCTTTACCATTGCCACCGAACAATATGAACTGCCTGGTTTTATACCGGCGCCGGTAGCGAAACTGCCACAGTCCACCTTACAGGTGAAATCTTCGGAACATACCAAAGAAGTAGGCAATGCAGCCTTCCGGGCAGTATTTAACAATGGCTGGCTGCAACAGTATACCGTGAAGGGAGTGGATTATATGCAAGCATCTTTGCAGCCCAGCTTCTGGCGGGCTGCTACCGATAATGATATCGGCAACAGTGCCCAGCTGCGTTGCGCCGTATGGCAGCATGCCGCAGACAGTATGCAACTCCTGTCCTGGGAAGTGACCCGGCCGGATAGCCAGCGGGTGATCATGAAAACACAGTATTACCTGCCGCTGGTGAAAACACACTACGGCGTAGACTATACGATTTTATCCAACGGTGATATACAGGTACAGGTACGGTTCATAGCCGGAGATACCGTATTGCCGGAGCTGCCCCGTATGGGCATGCGGTTGTTGCTGCAGCCGGACTTTAACACTGTGTCCTGGCTGGGACGTGGTCCTTTCGATAACTATGCCGATCGCAAGTATGCTGCAGATATAGACTTGTATACCCTGCCGGCAGACTCCCTGTTTCATCCCTATCCGCGTGCCCAGGAAAGCGGCTACCGGTCGGATGTACAGTGGATGGCGCTGCGTAATGCAGCTGGCGCGGGCTGGATGGCCCGTACAGACAGCTTATTGAATATGGGCGTGCTGCATTTTGATATGCACCGGTTGGACTTTAACCGTCAGCAAAACCGCCATGGCGGCTCTATGTATAATGATCCCCTGATCTGGTGGAATATAGACTATCAGCAGGCCGGATTAGGCGGCGACAACAGCTGGGGAGCAAAACCACATGCGCCTTATACCTTGCCATACCGCGATTACAGTTATCATTTTACCTTAAGACCTTTACAAGCAACCGATCAGGCGGCAGATAAAGCGAAAGTGAACTATGAATAAATTTAAATGGATAGTGGGGCTGTTGCTGGCATACAGCAGCGCCCAGGCACAACGGCAGCAGTTTCCCGATGTACTGGATGTCAGGTATGCCGTGAAAGATACAGGAAATGTAACCGCTACTTTCTTTTCCGACCAGGGCGCCTGGCATGCCTATGCATTGCCGGTGAACCGGCAGGTCACCGGATTCACGGGGCCTTTGCTGATGGATATGAAAGGAGAGTGGCTGTCTGATATGATGGCACGGTTACGGATATATGAAGAGGGCCGGGAATTGTTATTACAGCAAACGGATACGGCTACCCGTTATTATCCGGGTATGCTGCAACTGGTGAGTAGTGCGGAAGGGATACAGGTGCAGTTGCAGCTGGTTTTCTCCGACAACCGGCAGGCAATGTTGCAGGCGTTGGTGCACAATACCCAACCCCGCCATCGGCAGCTGACCTTGCAGTGGGAGGGCAGTGCGGCTTTGAAACGTGCGGTATTACACCCGCAGGAAAATGGATTGCAGGTAACCATCAACGGTACGGCACAACAGCTGCAGATCCGTTACGGCGCCGCGCAGCCCTGGCAGATTACCCTGGCCGGCAACAGCTATAAAGCTGTTAAAACCGTGACCATACCCGCCAACGGACATATACTGGAAACGCAGACGCAGTCTTACTACCTGGAAAATAAAGAAGTACCGGCAACGATTACTATGCCGGATGCCGCCCGCACACTGGCCGCCAATGAGCAGCGGTGGAATGGTTACCTGCAGCGACTCTGGCAACGTATGCCCTTTCCCGTAAGTGATACTTTGCGCAGCCGTCTGGCCGTGAAAAGTATGGTCACCCTGATCACCAACTGGCGCAGTGCAGCCCGGCAGCTGCTGCACGACGGCGTATTCCCGTCTGCTTCCTACCAGGGTTTCTATGGCTTCTGGTCATGGGATAGCTGGAAACAAGCCGTGGCCCTGGCTTACTTTGAGCCGGCCCTGGCGGCATCCAATATCCGCACCCTGTTTGCCTACCAGCAGCCGGACGGCATGATCCCGGATTGTATTTATACAGATAGCAGTGAGAACAATCACCGCGATACCAAACCCCCGTTGGCAGCATGGGCGGTATGGGAAGTCTTTAAAACCGCGGGCGATACCGCATTCCTGCGGAGCATGTACGACCCCTTATGCCGCTACCACGAATGGTGGTACAAAGACCGCGACCACGATGGCAACGGCCTGTGTGAATATGGTGCAACAGATGGTACCCGCATCGCGGCAGCCTGGGAAAGCGGTATGGACAACGCCGTACGTTTCGACAAAGCGGCTATGTTGCAGAATCATCCGGGTGCCTGGTCATTGAACCAGGAGTCGGTAGACCTGAACAGCTATCTCTATAAAGAAAAAATGATACTGGCACAGATAGCCCGGCAATTAGGGTTACGCAAAGCCGCGCAGCAATGGCAGCAACAGGCAGTAGTCCTGAAAAAGAAAACCAACCAGGCTTTTTATGACGCCACTACCGCTTATTATTACGACCGTACGCTGGCGGGTAACCTGATCCGGGTGAAAGGTCCGGAGGCCTGGATTCCTTTGTGGGCCGGTATTGCCACCAAAGAACAGGCGGCCGGTGTTACAAAACAACTGAAAGATACCGCTGTTTTTAATACTTTAGTGCCCCTGCCGGTATTGGATGCAAGCGAAAAAGCATTTGACCCGCAAAGAGGATACTGGCGCGGACCGGTATGGCTGGATCAGTTCTATTTTGCGATTGCAGGATTACAGACCTATGGCGCCCATCAACAGGCGGTAGCCCTGAGTACCAAGCTGTGGCAACATGCAGAAGGAATGCAAGGCAAAAGGCCTTTGTATGAAAACTACCATCCACATACCGGTAAAGGATTAAATGCACCTAATTTCAGCTGGACAGCCGCACATGTACTGATGCTGCTGGCCGCACAACAATAATATTGATAGCTATGTCATATACTTTTTCAGCCACCCAGGTAAAGGAATTAATGCAGCAGCACTTTAACCTCGCTGTATCCGTAAAGGAATTAACCGGATATGATGAAGCTAATTTTCTGGTGCGGGAAGATAACGGAAACGCCTATATCTGTAAGATAGCAGATGCTTCCCATCAGGTGGCTTTCCTGGATGCGCAGGTGAAAATACTGGAGCACCTGGCAGCAAGTGCTGTTGGTAAACAACTGCAGCAGGTAGTAAAAAATACCCGGGGCGAAGGGATTACCCGGATCGAAATAGACGGAGACTTATATCACCTGCGGGTACTGACCTGGCTGGAAGGGGAGCCGATGGCCACCGTGCCGCCAGCCACTGCATTGAATACCGCATTGGGTGAATTCCTGGGGAAGATGGACGCCGCGCTGGCAGGATTCAGTCACCCGGCCATGCACCGGCATTATGCCTGGGACCTGGCGCAGGCGGCTATCGCCGGGCAGCAGCTGGTACATATCAAAGATCCGGAACACCGCCGCCTGGCAGGCTACTTTCTCCTGCAGTTCGATACCGTCGTAGCGCCTGCATTGCCGCAGCTGCGCAAAGCCTATATTCACAACGATGCCAATGACTACAATATTCTCATCAGGCAGACGGAGATCTCCGGCCTGATTGACTTCGGCGACATGGTGTACACGCAGCTGGTGAATAACCTGGCGATTGCCTGTACCTATGTGATGCTGTCGGCCAAAGATCCGTTGGCAGCAGCTGTAGAAACGGTGGCGGCCTATCATGCCGTATACCCGTTGACGGTAGCCGAAACCGACTTGTTGTATTACCTGGTGGCAGCACGTTTATGCATCAGCGTTACTACCTCCGCCGCCCAGGCAGCGGCAGGCAGCGACAATGCCTACCACTTTGTAACCGAAGCGCCGGCATGGCAGCTATTATCCCACCTGATTACTATCAATCCGCTGGCTGCCCAGGATGCTTTCCGCAGGGCCTGTGGTTTCACGCCGCTGATCAATGCCGAGGCGGATTATGCAGGTTTGCTGGCCGACAGAAAAGCACATATTGGCCGGAACCTGAGTATCAGCTACCAGGAGCCGCTTAAAATAGTACGGGGTGCTTTGCAGTATCTCTATGATGATAAAGGCCGTACGTTCATCGACTGTGTCAATAATCCCAGTCATGTGGGGCATTGCCATCCTACGGTAGTTCGTGCCATGCAACAACAGATTGCTACCCTCAATACCAATACCCGTTACCTGCACGATCATCTGGTAGATTATGCCAATAGTCTGATCAGCACTTTACCGCCTTCGCTGGAAGTATGTTATTTCACCAATTCCGGCAGTGAAGCCAATGACCTTGCGATCCGCATGAGCCGTCATTATACGCAGCAACAGGATGTAATTGTACTGGATCATGCCTACCATGGCACCTCTACGGTAGCGATGCAGTTAAGTCCGTATAAATTCGATGGAAAAGGTGGTTTCGGACAACCGGCTCACACCCATAAAGCACTGAATCCGGATCAATACAGAGGGGCTTACCGGTATGACGATGCGCAGGCCGGCCCGCGTTATGCTGCCGATGTGCAGGATATTATCAGCCGGTTGCAGGCAAATGGCAAAGGCGTAGCCGCTTATATCTGTGAAACCTTACTGGGCGTAGGTGGCCAGATACCTTTACCGCCGGGATACCTGCAGGAAGCATATGCTGCGGTGCGTGCCGCCGGTGGATTATGTATCGCCGATGAAGTACAGGTAGGTTTCGGCCGGGTAGGAGACGCCTTCTGGGGATTTGAACTGCAGGGCGTTACACCGGATATTGTGGTGATGGGAAAACCGATCGGGAATGGCCATCCGCTGGCTGCCGTGGTCACTACCCGCGCAGTAGCCGATGCCTTTAATAATGGTATGGAATACTTCAACACCTTTGGCGGTAATCCGGTATCTATGGCAACAGGACTGGCCGTATTACAGGTCATCCGCGAAGAAGGGCTGCAGGAGCATGCCCGGGTGACCGGTAACTATTTTATGGAAGGCCTGCGGAAACTGAAAGCAAAACATGCCATTATCGGCGATGTGCGCGGACATGGTTTCTTCATCGGTGCAGAGCTGGTACGCGACCGGGAAACCCTGGAACCAGCCGTGCCGGAAATCGACGTGATTGTAGAAGCGATGAAACAACGGGGCTTCTTGCTGAGTACCGATGGTCCTTTGCACAATGTGCTGAAAATCAAGCCGCCAATGGTATTTAATAAGGCGAATACGGATGCCTTGCTGCATCATTTGGATGCCGTGCTGGATTCCCTGTAATCCCCTTATATTTGTTTCATGCAAGTAAATATCGCTAAAAAAGCAGCTGGTGAAAAGGCTGCTGCATACATTCAGCCGGGCATGACGGTTGGCCTGGGAACAGGCAGCACAGCCTATTACACCATATTGCGTATAGGCGAGCTGGTGAGGGGAGGAATGGCATTGCAGGCCGTCGCTACTTCGGCGGATTCGGAACAACTGGCGCGGGAACAGCAGATTCCCCTGGTGCCTTTTGCCGAAGTACAGGGCATCGACCTGGATATCGACGGGGCAGATGAAGCCGACGAGCAGCTGCGGCTGATCAAAGGTGGTGGCGGAGCGTTGTTGCGGGAAAAGATTATTGCGGCCGCCGCCGGCGAAATGTTGGTAGTGATAGATGAATCCAAGCTGGTCAAACAACTGGGGCGTTTTCCCCTGCCGGTGGAGGTGATTCCTTTTGCATGGGAGCTGACCTTCAAACAACTGGCAGCTATCGGCGCCGCTCCGGTGAGGAGGGAGCAGGAAGGGCAGCCTTTTATAACAGATAATGGTAATTATATACTGGACTGCCACTACCGGCAGATCCGCGATGCAGCCGTGGTGGAAACACAGCTGAATAGTATTCCCGGCGTAGTGGAGAATGGTTTATTTCTCCACTACGCCGTTAAACTGATTATTGGCTATGCAGATGGTACAGTGAAGGAAATTATTCGCCACGGTCCAGCAAGGAGGTCTTTTTAGTATCCCGGGAAGTGGCATATACCAGCAGGGAAATGAAGATACAGCCCGTAACATACCAGTAGTAATAAGGCTCATGCCCGATCTTCTTAAAATACAGGGCGATCGGTTCTGCCGTGCCGCCAAACAACGCCACCGTAACCGCATAGGGGAACCCCACGCCCAGCGCACGAACGGCAGTTGGGAACATTTCCGCCTTTACCACCGCATTAATAGATGTATAGCCACTAACAATCACCAGGGCCAACAGGATGAGCCAGAAGGCCGTCCATTCAGTAGTAGCGTGGCTGATAGCGCTAAGCAGCGGTACCGTGAGCAGGGTGCCGAATATGCCAAATCCCAGTAATAAAGGTTTCCGGCCATATTTATCAGACAGCCAGCCGAATAACGGCTGCAGGCAGGCGTAGATCAGCATCAGGAAGAACGTGATGGTGGTAGAGCGTTCTATGGTCATATGCACCGTATTCACAAGGAATTTCTGCATATAGGTAGTATAGGTGTAAAAGGCGAGGGTGCCGCCCATGGTAAGGCCTACCACCGTCAGTACTGCCCGGGGATATTGTTTGAACAGTATTTTGATGGAGCCTTTTTGCGCCGTTCCGGCGTTTTTTTCATAGGAAGATGATTCCTGCATATGCTGCCGCAGATAGAGCACCAGTACGGCCAGTACAGCCCCGATGGCAAAAGGAATGCGCCAGCCCCACGCCTGCAGCTCAGCGGGCGTAAGAAATACCCGTTGCAGCAGCATCTGTACCCCCAGGGCCGTCAGCTGGCCACCAATCAGGGTTACATACTGGAAACTGGAGTAAAAGCCCCGGCGGTCTGCCGTGGCTACTTCACTCAGGTAAGTAGCGGAAGTGCCGTATTCGCCGCCTACGCTCAGCCCCTGTAGCAGCCGGGCAAAGAGCAGGAGGATGGGAGAGGCCACTCCGATGCTGTTAAAAGAAGGGGTGAAGGCAATCAGTAAGGACCCTAATGACATGAGTAATACAGATAACGTCATGGAAGCTTTCCGGCCGCGTTGGTCTGCCAGCCAGCCAAAAAGCCAGCCGCCAATGGGGCGCATCAGAAAACCCACGGCAAAAATGGCCGCCGTATTGAGCAATTGCGCTGTGTAGTTGCCTTTCGGGAAAAAAACAGGCGCGAAATACAAGGAAAACGTGGTATAAACGTACCAGTCATACCATTCTACAAGATTGCCGGCAGATCCGGTCAGGATGGCTTTAATACGCCAGGTTTCTGGTTGAGTCATATAACAGACAAAAATATACTTTAATCCCGGATAATGTGCGTATGCCCACTGAAAGCGAGAAATCTTAAAATAAATTAGGGTTGTATACTGAAAAACCCCTATCTTCGTTTCGCCTCTTAAGAATATTGTATTTCAATTCTGTAGTTAGATCACCTCTCACATTCAGCTTTTTATTTACACTTCTTCTTCTGGTCGCACAGGTAGCCGCCTGCATAAAAATGGCGAGAACACGTTCACAATTAAATATTAAATATAATGCAAACAGGTGTAGTAAAATTTTTTAATGAAGCTAAAGGTTTTGGATTCATTAAAATCGAAGGTTCTGGACAAGAAATTTTTGTTCACGTATCTGGTATTAAAGAAAGCATCGGCGAAAATGACCGCGTAGTATTCGACGTGGAAGAAGGCAGAAAAGGCCCGAATGCTGTTAACGTAAGACTGGCATAACTTATTTTATAAATAGTTTTGTTACAAACCGTCCTGGCTTAGCCAGGACGGTTTTTTTTATTCATTTTTTTAAAGCAGTACAGGTAGGCCTGTCTCAAAAAGTGAGCGGAATGCCTGTTGGTCATCTTTGTAAAAATCTTTTCAAAAGAGGAAGAAAGGCTGTTGGATAAAAGTATTCCCGGAAAAACCACCCGCGTGATATCTTCAAAAAACAGCTGTAAACCCTGTTCATCATCCCGGTAAATAATTGTCTGCTATTTATCTCTCTCTCCGGGAAAATTATTGGGTAATCATGATGGCGAAAAGAAGTCGTGCTATCTGAAGCAAGCCTGCAAAACTATCTATATACGTGGTAAGGATGGCCCATGTAAAGCACAGAAATAGCGCAGGAATGATAGGATATTACCAGTAATGCTTACTACTACCTTACTAAAACGAATGATCCACCTTAACACCAGGAATGCCTTCGGATTTTTTGGGTAAAATAATATCATCAGATGGGTGTCGGGAGGAAAAATGTGCTGTGACGAGAGGCTATGAAATTAAACATTTTTTATTCCAAAACAGCAAATAAGGAAGGCCGGATCAAAGATAGCCATATGGCTTACATCCCCCGAATAAATCAATAGGTGGGCATCTTCCGAAAAATTAATGATATACAGTCATCTTCCTGAAAATATCCTGTACACATCGTACCCGATGGAACAGGATATTTTCAGGAAGATATTTAACAACACAGATTGATTACTGTTCTTTTTCCTGGAGCCATACTACTTTCTGCACGGCTTCGTGGGGCGCCGCAATAATATTACCATATAAATCAGGGCGTCTGGCTTCCCGGTAACGGTGACCACCGGCCTTTTCCAGTTTATCGCGGGTGAGGGTAGCAGTAACCACCTGGTTGTCCAGTTGCCGGCATTCTGCAATCACATCTCCAAACGGATCTACAATCATAGAACAACCGTTTTTCAGCTGATCATCGTCCATGCCGATCGGGTTGGAAAACACGGCATAAATACCGTTGTCATACGCCCGTGCAGGCAACCATTTCATGAGCCAGGAACGTCCTTTCATGCCATCAAATTCCAGGCGCAGCGGCGTGGGATCTTCCTGGCGGTTTTGCCACAGCTGCGGATCTACAAATCCTGCACCGGGCCGGGGAGAAGGCGTGCACATGGTAACGTGTGGCATGAAGATAATTTCCGCTCCCAGTAAAGCAGTGGCTCTTACATTTTCAATCACATTATTATCATAACAGATTAAGATGCCGCATTTCCATTTCCCCAGATTAAATACCACATATTCAGTACCTGGTTTTAAATGCGGATTGATGAAAGGATGCAGCTTCCGGTATTTCGCCACCAATCCGTTTTTATCTACACATACATACGCTTTGAACAGCTGATTGTCGGCATCTTTCTCAAATAATCCGGCGAGGACGGCGATGTCATATTCCGCTGCAATCTCTTGTAATGCTTTTATGGAAGGCCCGTCCGGAATAGGTTCCGCCAGCGCCAGCATGTCTGCTTCCGATAAATGACGGGCAAAGGTGTAACCGGTTATAGAACATTCATGAAAGGCAACTGCCTGTGCGCCCTGTGCAGCTGCCTGTGCAGTTAACTGCCGGATCACGGCAAGATTATGTGCCTTGTCGCCACTCTTGTTTTCAAATTGCGCCGTGGCAATTCTGATGTTTTCCATATCTCAAGTTTTTTATTTCACTGTTGAAAACGAAGATACGTGGCATTTGTCATTACTCGCTGGAAGACTATGGTTTCGCCGGTTTTCTGTATATTCGCCATTTCAATTTACATTAAAATGCCCCAACCGGATAATACAAATATCATCTTTCACCTGGCGGCAGATTTCATTAACCAGACACACCGCCACATCTTCCTGACAGGTAAGGCGGGAACAGGGAAAACTACGTTCCTGAAATATATCAAGGAACATACCCGTAAAAATACGGTAGTAGTAGCACCTACAGGTGTAGCGGCGATCAATGCAGGTGGTGTAACCATGCACTCTTTTTTTCAGCTGCCTTTTGGTCCCTTTATTCCCGGGAGCAAACGGGGATTTGGAATGGATGAAATCAGTACTACAGATAAACATACCTTGTTTCGCAACATTCGTTTTACGAACGACAAAAAAGTATTGTTGCAGGAAATGG
Coding sequences within:
- a CDS encoding glycoside hydrolase family 2 TIM barrel-domain containing protein, producing MMRIIFLAVLLFPLALFSQTNDWENPSKVSEHTLAPHAHFIPYPTTAAARKQAASPLQLSLDGTWQFQLVKHPGLRPAGFHQPAFSVKNWKTIQVPGNWQPQGYAPYIFTDVEYPFPPNPPFVPKDDNPVGSYRRDFELPANWNGKQVWLHLGAVNAFFYAWINGQYVGFSKDSKTPAEFDITPYVKKGKNVIALQVFRFSDGSYLEGQDMWKLSGIERSVYLVARPQLCLYDFFAKAGLTNHYKDGVLQLELALNKIPAPADRQKRIQVQLLDGDKIRFTRTLPLQQDSIYRLTEQLPDIRSWNAEQPNLYTLLLTLQDEKGNDIESLAQEIGFRNVEIKSGLLLVNGMPIKIKGVNRHEHEMHTAKVVTMEGMLNDIRTMKLYNINAVRNSHYPNREEWYTLCNRYGIYVVDEANIECDGMSMHPLQTLSDKPEWKAAYLDRTRRMVERDKNYCSIITWSLGNESQFGDNFKATYQWTKNRDNTRPVQYEAARNNPYTDIVCPMYKSIGYMLDYVKEYRDRPLIQCEYAHMMGNSGGNLYDDWQLIQQHEQLQGGFIWDFSDQTFPQRDSLGRAIWAYGADMGTVGATSDTSFCADGMLAADRTPHPQAFEVRKVYQPLQWSPVTLSADLLRIRNGYDFNDLRNVRLSWEVKGDGKTIATGILPELALLPHQADTVRIPLPVINKVPGTHYYLHLRAQLKTAEALLPAGFTIATEQYELPGFIPAPVAKLPQSTLQVKSSEHTKEVGNAAFRAVFNNGWLQQYTVKGVDYMQASLQPSFWRAATDNDIGNSAQLRCAVWQHAADSMQLLSWEVTRPDSQRVIMKTQYYLPLVKTHYGVDYTILSNGDIQVQVRFIAGDTVLPELPRMGMRLLLQPDFNTVSWLGRGPFDNYADRKYAADIDLYTLPADSLFHPYPRAQESGYRSDVQWMALRNAAGAGWMARTDSLLNMGVLHFDMHRLDFNRQQNRHGGSMYNDPLIWWNIDYQQAGLGGDNSWGAKPHAPYTLPYRDYSYHFTLRPLQATDQAADKAKVNYE
- a CDS encoding MGH1-like glycoside hydrolase domain-containing protein, with translation MNKFKWIVGLLLAYSSAQAQRQQFPDVLDVRYAVKDTGNVTATFFSDQGAWHAYALPVNRQVTGFTGPLLMDMKGEWLSDMMARLRIYEEGRELLLQQTDTATRYYPGMLQLVSSAEGIQVQLQLVFSDNRQAMLQALVHNTQPRHRQLTLQWEGSAALKRAVLHPQENGLQVTINGTAQQLQIRYGAAQPWQITLAGNSYKAVKTVTIPANGHILETQTQSYYLENKEVPATITMPDAARTLAANEQRWNGYLQRLWQRMPFPVSDTLRSRLAVKSMVTLITNWRSAARQLLHDGVFPSASYQGFYGFWSWDSWKQAVALAYFEPALAASNIRTLFAYQQPDGMIPDCIYTDSSENNHRDTKPPLAAWAVWEVFKTAGDTAFLRSMYDPLCRYHEWWYKDRDHDGNGLCEYGATDGTRIAAAWESGMDNAVRFDKAAMLQNHPGAWSLNQESVDLNSYLYKEKMILAQIARQLGLRKAAQQWQQQAVVLKKKTNQAFYDATTAYYYDRTLAGNLIRVKGPEAWIPLWAGIATKEQAAGVTKQLKDTAVFNTLVPLPVLDASEKAFDPQRGYWRGPVWLDQFYFAIAGLQTYGAHQQAVALSTKLWQHAEGMQGKRPLYENYHPHTGKGLNAPNFSWTAAHVLMLLAAQQ
- a CDS encoding aminotransferase class III-fold pyridoxal phosphate-dependent enzyme, with product MSYTFSATQVKELMQQHFNLAVSVKELTGYDEANFLVREDNGNAYICKIADASHQVAFLDAQVKILEHLAASAVGKQLQQVVKNTRGEGITRIEIDGDLYHLRVLTWLEGEPMATVPPATALNTALGEFLGKMDAALAGFSHPAMHRHYAWDLAQAAIAGQQLVHIKDPEHRRLAGYFLLQFDTVVAPALPQLRKAYIHNDANDYNILIRQTEISGLIDFGDMVYTQLVNNLAIACTYVMLSAKDPLAAAVETVAAYHAVYPLTVAETDLLYYLVAARLCISVTTSAAQAAAGSDNAYHFVTEAPAWQLLSHLITINPLAAQDAFRRACGFTPLINAEADYAGLLADRKAHIGRNLSISYQEPLKIVRGALQYLYDDKGRTFIDCVNNPSHVGHCHPTVVRAMQQQIATLNTNTRYLHDHLVDYANSLISTLPPSLEVCYFTNSGSEANDLAIRMSRHYTQQQDVIVLDHAYHGTSTVAMQLSPYKFDGKGGFGQPAHTHKALNPDQYRGAYRYDDAQAGPRYAADVQDIISRLQANGKGVAAYICETLLGVGGQIPLPPGYLQEAYAAVRAAGGLCIADEVQVGFGRVGDAFWGFELQGVTPDIVVMGKPIGNGHPLAAVVTTRAVADAFNNGMEYFNTFGGNPVSMATGLAVLQVIREEGLQEHARVTGNYFMEGLRKLKAKHAIIGDVRGHGFFIGAELVRDRETLEPAVPEIDVIVEAMKQRGFLLSTDGPLHNVLKIKPPMVFNKANTDALLHHLDAVLDSL
- the rpiA gene encoding ribose-5-phosphate isomerase RpiA; translation: MQVNIAKKAAGEKAAAYIQPGMTVGLGTGSTAYYTILRIGELVRGGMALQAVATSADSEQLAREQQIPLVPFAEVQGIDLDIDGADEADEQLRLIKGGGGALLREKIIAAAAGEMLVVIDESKLVKQLGRFPLPVEVIPFAWELTFKQLAAIGAAPVRREQEGQPFITDNGNYILDCHYRQIRDAAVVETQLNSIPGVVENGLFLHYAVKLIIGYADGTVKEIIRHGPARRSF
- a CDS encoding MFS transporter — translated: MTQPETWRIKAILTGSAGNLVEWYDWYVYTTFSLYFAPVFFPKGNYTAQLLNTAAIFAVGFLMRPIGGWLFGWLADQRGRKASMTLSVLLMSLGSLLIAFTPSFNSIGVASPILLLFARLLQGLSVGGEYGTSATYLSEVATADRRGFYSSFQYVTLIGGQLTALGVQMLLQRVFLTPAELQAWGWRIPFAIGAVLAVLVLYLRQHMQESSSYEKNAGTAQKGSIKILFKQYPRAVLTVVGLTMGGTLAFYTYTTYMQKFLVNTVHMTIERSTTITFFLMLIYACLQPLFGWLSDKYGRKPLLLGFGIFGTLLTVPLLSAISHATTEWTAFWLILLALVIVSGYTSINAVVKAEMFPTAVRALGVGFPYAVTVALFGGTAEPIALYFKKIGHEPYYYWYVTGCIFISLLVYATSRDTKKTSLLDRGE
- a CDS encoding cold-shock protein — translated: MQTGVVKFFNEAKGFGFIKIEGSGQEIFVHVSGIKESIGENDRVVFDVEEGRKGPNAVNVRLA
- a CDS encoding nitrilase family protein produces the protein MENIRIATAQFENKSGDKAHNLAVIRQLTAQAAAQGAQAVAFHECSITGYTFARHLSEADMLALAEPIPDGPSIKALQEIAAEYDIAVLAGLFEKDADNQLFKAYVCVDKNGLVAKYRKLHPFINPHLKPGTEYVVFNLGKWKCGILICYDNNVIENVRATALLGAEIIFMPHVTMCTPSPRPGAGFVDPQLWQNRQEDPTPLRLEFDGMKGRSWLMKWLPARAYDNGIYAVFSNPIGMDDDQLKNGCSMIVDPFGDVIAECRQLDNQVVTATLTRDKLEKAGGHRYREARRPDLYGNIIAAPHEAVQKVVWLQEKEQ